One segment of Nyctibius grandis isolate bNycGra1 chromosome 11, bNycGra1.pri, whole genome shotgun sequence DNA contains the following:
- the ST8SIA2 gene encoding alpha-2,8-sialyltransferase 8B isoform X1, with translation MCGNNISSGREFGYLYEHVHLDICAMETIEQSNEHMAVEMCLTWSPAPTEHHRVGDWFFVTPLKIASYSKKGLCSQLDGDEYLSSGGRGTIRSAVNSLHSKSNRAEVVINDSSSPAVVDRSNESIKHNIKPATSKWRHNQTLSLKIRKQILKFLDAEKDISVLKGTLKPGDIIHYVFDRDSTMNVSQNLYELLPRTSPLKGKQFPTCAIVGNSGVLLSSGCGPEIDAHSFVIRCNLAPVQEYSQDVGLKTDLVTMNPSVIQRAFEDLVNETWREKLLQRLHSLNGSILWIPAFMAKGGKERVEWVNELILKHHINVRTAYPSLRLLHAVRGYWLTNKVHIKRPTTGLLMYTLATRFCNQIYLYGFWPFPLDQNQNPVKYHYYDSLKYGYTSQASPHTMPLEFKALKTLHQQGALKLTVGECDGAT, from the exons ATGTGTG gtAACAACATTTCTTCTGGAAGAGAATTTGGTTATCTTTATGAGCATGTTCATTTGGATATCTGTGCAATGGAAACAATAGAACAGAGCAATGAGCACATGGCAGTTGAAATGTGTCTGACTTGGAGCCCAGCTCCCACTGAGCATCACAGAGTGGGTGACTGGTTCTTCGTGACCCCTTTGAAAATAGCAAGCTATAGCAAGAAGGGACTCTGCAGCCAACTAGATGGAGACGAATACtt GAGTTCTGGAGGCAGAGGTACAATCAGATCAGCTGTGAACAGCTTACATAGCAAATCTAATAG aGCTGAAGTAGTAATAAATGACTCTTCGTCTCCAGCTGTTGTTGACAGAAGTAATGAAAGCATTAAGCACAACATTAAACCAGCAACATCCAAATGGAGACACAACCAGACACTCTCTTTGAAGATCAG GAAACAGATCTTGAAGTTCCTGGATGCAGAGAAGGACATTTCAGTGCTGAAGGGGACGCTGAAGCCAGGGGACATCATCCACTACGTCTTTGACAGGGACAGCACCATGAACGTCTCGCAGAACCTGTACGAGCTGCTGCCCCGCACCTCGCCCCTCAAGGGCAAGCAGTTCCCCACCTGCGCCATCGTGGGCAACTCGGGGGTCCTGCTCAGCAGCGGCTGCGGCCCCGAGATCGATGCACACAGCTTCGTGATAAG GTGCAATCTGGCCCCTGTCCAGGAGTACTCGCAGGACGTGGGCTTGAAGACGGACCTGGTGACTATGAACCCCTCGGTCATCCAACGGGCCTTCGAGGACCTGGTGAACGAGACGTggagggagaagctgctgcaACGCCTCCACAGCCTCAACGGCAGCATCCTCTGGATCCCGGCGTTCATGGCCAAGGGGGGCAAGGAGCGAGTGGAGTGGGTGAACGAGCTCATCCTGAAGCATCACATCAACGTCAGGACTGCCTACCCCTCGCTGCGCCTGCTGCATGCTGTCCGAGG GTACTGGCTCACGAACAAGGTGCACATCAAGCGACCCACCACCGGCCTCCTCATGTACACCTTAGCCACACGATTCTGCAACCAGATTTATCTCTACGGCTTCTGGCCCTTTCCCCTGGACCAGAACCAGAATCCGGTCAAGTACCACTACTACGACAGCCTGAAGTACGGCTACACCTCGCAGGCCAGCCCGCACACCATGCCCTTGGAGTTCAAAGCCTTAAAGACGCTGCACCAGCAAGGAGCCTTGAAGCTGACTGTGGGGGAGTGCGATGGGGCCACGTAG
- the ST8SIA2 gene encoding alpha-2,8-sialyltransferase 8B isoform X2, which translates to MPLPCRGWTLALLTLLVGFLIFADISEIEEESGSSGGRGTIRSAVNSLHSKSNRAEVVINDSSSPAVVDRSNESIKHNIKPATSKWRHNQTLSLKIRKQILKFLDAEKDISVLKGTLKPGDIIHYVFDRDSTMNVSQNLYELLPRTSPLKGKQFPTCAIVGNSGVLLSSGCGPEIDAHSFVIRCNLAPVQEYSQDVGLKTDLVTMNPSVIQRAFEDLVNETWREKLLQRLHSLNGSILWIPAFMAKGGKERVEWVNELILKHHINVRTAYPSLRLLHAVRGYWLTNKVHIKRPTTGLLMYTLATRFCNQIYLYGFWPFPLDQNQNPVKYHYYDSLKYGYTSQASPHTMPLEFKALKTLHQQGALKLTVGECDGAT; encoded by the exons GAGTTCTGGAGGCAGAGGTACAATCAGATCAGCTGTGAACAGCTTACATAGCAAATCTAATAG aGCTGAAGTAGTAATAAATGACTCTTCGTCTCCAGCTGTTGTTGACAGAAGTAATGAAAGCATTAAGCACAACATTAAACCAGCAACATCCAAATGGAGACACAACCAGACACTCTCTTTGAAGATCAG GAAACAGATCTTGAAGTTCCTGGATGCAGAGAAGGACATTTCAGTGCTGAAGGGGACGCTGAAGCCAGGGGACATCATCCACTACGTCTTTGACAGGGACAGCACCATGAACGTCTCGCAGAACCTGTACGAGCTGCTGCCCCGCACCTCGCCCCTCAAGGGCAAGCAGTTCCCCACCTGCGCCATCGTGGGCAACTCGGGGGTCCTGCTCAGCAGCGGCTGCGGCCCCGAGATCGATGCACACAGCTTCGTGATAAG GTGCAATCTGGCCCCTGTCCAGGAGTACTCGCAGGACGTGGGCTTGAAGACGGACCTGGTGACTATGAACCCCTCGGTCATCCAACGGGCCTTCGAGGACCTGGTGAACGAGACGTggagggagaagctgctgcaACGCCTCCACAGCCTCAACGGCAGCATCCTCTGGATCCCGGCGTTCATGGCCAAGGGGGGCAAGGAGCGAGTGGAGTGGGTGAACGAGCTCATCCTGAAGCATCACATCAACGTCAGGACTGCCTACCCCTCGCTGCGCCTGCTGCATGCTGTCCGAGG GTACTGGCTCACGAACAAGGTGCACATCAAGCGACCCACCACCGGCCTCCTCATGTACACCTTAGCCACACGATTCTGCAACCAGATTTATCTCTACGGCTTCTGGCCCTTTCCCCTGGACCAGAACCAGAATCCGGTCAAGTACCACTACTACGACAGCCTGAAGTACGGCTACACCTCGCAGGCCAGCCCGCACACCATGCCCTTGGAGTTCAAAGCCTTAAAGACGCTGCACCAGCAAGGAGCCTTGAAGCTGACTGTGGGGGAGTGCGATGGGGCCACGTAG